The following is a genomic window from Rhodopirellula islandica.
CTGGATCGTTTCGCCGGTCGGTCGCTGGAGATTTATTGCCGGGTCAAAAAGAACCGGGACCGCTTTGGTTCGGTGCTGGACCACCAAGACACCGTGATTCGCGCGGGCGCCTACCTGCACGTCATCGGTTCGGTGATGTTCGTTCTGTTCGGCACAATCGTGGTCGTCAATCGCGTGGATGTGGATCTCAACACGTTGTTGGCATGGGGAATCGCGGCCGCTGGTCTAACCATGCTGACTCACACTTGGTTGCCCAACGCGGTGACTCGGTTCGCCTCCGCACCACTGCTTTACCACACGTGGCCGTTTTGGCGAACGATGTCATTTGTGATGCGCCCGCTGCATGCTCCCGGTGAACTGCTCGAGATCATCTCTCGCCGCTTGGCTGGCGTGGAAGAAACAGAAGACGAGGACGAAGAACAACTCGAAGACGAAATTCGCACGATCGTGGCCGCGGGAACCCGGGAAGGTTTCTTTGCCCCCGGTGTTCGCGAAATGATCCAAGGGGTGATGGAACTTCACGAGGACACCGTGGGTCACATCATGACGCCTCGTGTTGACGTCAATGCCATCGAAATCAGAGCGACTTGGGAAGAAGCCATCGAGTCGATCATCGAAACCGGACGGACACGCTATCCCGTTTACGAAGACACCATCGACAATGTGGTGGGGATTTTGTTCGTCAAAGA
Proteins encoded in this region:
- a CDS encoding hemolysin family protein, with the translated sequence MSNLSDLNALPWAALGFVLGSIGGLGSELLDRFAGRSLEIYCRVKKNRDRFGSVLDHQDTVIRAGAYLHVIGSVMFVLFGTIVVVNRVDVDLNTLLAWGIAAAGLTMLTHTWLPNAVTRFASAPLLYHTWPFWRTMSFVMRPLHAPGELLEIISRRLAGVEETEDEDEEQLEDEIRTIVAAGTREGFFAPGVREMIQGVMELHEDTVGHIMTPRVDVNAIEIRATWEEAIESIIETGRTRYPVYEDTIDNVVGILFVKDLLPYLAGEGLPNKPLIDLCRRPWSVPKDRSVDLLLREFLHSRSHMAIVLDEFQQTAGVVTIEDALEEIVGEIVDESDEEEEIEMRVIDDDTIDVDGRVMIDDVNDLVHWDLPESDDYETVAGWVLHHTGMIPTTGHLIRVGHWEIEVLHATSRKIESMRIRRANGETQRVG